The window AAAGTGCCTGAGCGGAGCGGAAAGATAGTTGTAGTCGTGCGGGCGTATGAGCTCGTATCCCCCGGGCCGGGATACGATAACGGTCCGCGCGACCTTCAGGCCGCTCGTGTCGGTTGGCGCATGAAGCATCTTGAAGATCAGCTCCTGTTTGCGAAGCGAGGTCGCGCCGTCGACGTTGAGCTCGACAGCGATCTTGGTGAGCTCGGCGCTCTTCATCTCTTTCAGCGTACGGATGTCGAGCGCGTCCTTGGCCTCGCGTACCCGGCGAACCGAGCTTTCCTGCTGTGCGGGTTCAGTCATGGTCGTCCCCTTGGTTGTCTCCTCGGCTATCGAATGAGCCGAGGTATTGTTCGATGGATCTCCAGATCTGTTTCGAGCCCTCGCCGCTTGGAGCCGCGAAGGGAATGATCACCGAGTCGAGTAGCCCCAGGTCTCGCTGGATCGAGCCCAGCGTAGCTTGGAGCTTGCCCTTCTTGACCCGGTCCGCCTTGGTCGCGACCACGATCGGGTCGACGCCAACGGACCGTAAGTACTCGGCGCTCTGCTGATCGAGCTCGGTTGCGCCGACCTTGGCGTCGACGAGCTGAATGACCATCGCCTTCCCGGATGCCATCTCGAAATAGCTCGCCATCAGATTCGCCCAGCTCTGTCTTTCCGTCTTCGAGACCCTTGCGTAGCCATATCCGGGGAGATCGACGAAATAGAAACTCGAGTTGATTTCGAAGTAGTTGATGGCTCGCGTTCTACCTGGTGTCGAGCTGATGCGCGCCAAACCGTGCCGGCCCACCAGCCTGTTCAGAAGTGTCGACTTGCCGACGTTCGAACGGCCGACGAACGCAACTTGCGGACGGGCGTCGTCCAGGAAATCTCCCGGTCGAACAACCGAACATAGGTATTGAGCACTCTTGACCTTCACTCTCTCCACCGCACCCGGGTTCAAAGGAACCGCCCCTCCCTCCCGAATCCCCACCCGGCGGATGCCGGATGAACAACTTTTGATAATGCTTGTGACTAAGCGGGATGGGCCGCTGGAAGAGCGACCCGGCGGCGGCCGCTAGTGGGCCACCGACCCCGGCTTGGGATCCGCCGGGGTCTTTTCCAAGCTCGCTTCCGTTCCCGGCAGCGAGCGAATCTCACCGTCCAAGGCCAATGCCAGGACCTCGTCCATGGTCTCGACCAAATGGAGTTCCAAATCTGCCCGAACCTCATCCGGAATCTCGTCCAGATCTCGCTCGTTCTCCTTGGGCAGGATCACTTCTTTGATGTCGGCCCGATAGGCCGCGAGCAGCTTGTGCTTGACGCCGCCGATCGGCAGCACCTTGCCACGCAGGGTGATCTCGCCGGTCATCGCCAGGTTCTTGCGGACCGGCAAGCCGGTCGCCGCCGAAACCAGAGCGGTTGCCATGGTGATACCCGCGGACGGTCCGTCCTTGGGAATCGCGCCCTCGGGCACGTGAATGTGGAGATCCCTGCCCTCATTGAACTCGGGATCGACGCCCAGAAGATCCGCCCGGCTGCGCAGGTAGGAGACCGCGGCTCGGGCGCTCTCCTGCATCACCTCACCGAGCTTTCCGGTGAGGATCAGCTTGCCGCGGCCCTTCATCAGACCGACTTCGGTCTCGAGCAACTCGCCGCCGGCTTCGGTCCAGGCCAGCCCCATGGAGACTCCGACTTCGGGCTTCTCGCCCATCTTATAACGGCGGAACTTCTCCTTGCCCAGGTACTCGATCACGGCCTCGGCGTCGATCTTGGCCTTGCCCTTTCTCTTCTTCTGGACGATCGCGCGCGCCACCTTGCGGCAGACCTTGGCGATCTGGCGCTCGAGGTTCCGGACGCCGGCTTCGCGCGTGTAGCTCTCGATCAACTTGCGCAGACCGTCTTCCCGATACTCGATTTTGCCCTTGCTCAAACCGTGAGCCTTGTTCTGCTTGGGAATCAGGAACCCCTCGGCAATCGCGAGCTTCTCGGTCATGGTGTAGCCGGAGAGCTGGATCATCTCCATCCGGTCCTTGAGCGCAGGGGGAATCGTGTGGCTGACGTTGGCCGTT is drawn from bacterium and contains these coding sequences:
- a CDS encoding YihA family ribosome biogenesis GTP-binding protein codes for the protein MKVKSAQYLCSVVRPGDFLDDARPQVAFVGRSNVGKSTLLNRLVGRHGLARISSTPGRTRAINYFEINSSFYFVDLPGYGYARVSKTERQSWANLMASYFEMASGKAMVIQLVDAKVGATELDQQSAEYLRSVGVDPIVVATKADRVKKGKLQATLGSIQRDLGLLDSVIIPFAAPSGEGSKQIWRSIEQYLGSFDSRGDNQGDDHD
- the rho gene encoding transcription termination factor Rho (An RNA-DNA helicase that actively releases nascent mRNAs from paused transcription complexes), whose amino-acid sequence is MTEPAQQESSVRRVREAKDALDIRTLKEMKSAELTKIAVELNVDGATSLRKQELIFKMLHAPTDTSGLKVARTVIVSRPGGYELIRPHDYNYLSAPLRHF